The stretch of DNA CCTGCTTCGCGGAGATGTCGACGAACATCGTGTCGCCGCCGTACTCCTCGGGCACCAGACCGTACTCGGTGAGTTGCCCGCGGACCTTGGTCGGGTCCGCACCCGGCTTGTCGATCTTGTTGACCGCGACCACGATCGGGACGTCAGCCGCCTTGGCATGGTTCAACGCCTCGATCGTCTGCGGCTTCACGCCGTCGTCGGCCGCCACCACCAGGACGGCGATGTCGGTCGACTTGGCGCCGCGGGCACGCATCGCGGTGAACGCCTCGTGACCGGGGGTGTCGATGAAGGTGATCGCCCGATCGTTGTGGCGCACCTGGTACGCGCCGATGTGCTGGGTGATACCGCCCGCCTCGCGCGAGGCCACGTCGGTCTTGCGGATGGTGTCGAGCAGGCGGGTCTTACCGTGGTCGACGTGACCCATGACGGTCACGACCGGCGGACGGGGCTTGAGGTCCTCCTCGGAGCCGAGATCCTCGCCGAACTCGATGTCGAACGACTCGAGCAGCTCACGGTCCTCGTCCTCGGGGCTGACCACCTGGACGTCGTAGTTCAGCTCCGCGCCGATCAGCTGCAGGATCTCGTCGTTGACGGACTGGGTCGCGGTGACCATCTCGCCCAGGTGGAAGGCCACCTGCACGAGCGACGCGGGGTTGGCGCCGATCTTCTCCGCGAAGTCCGTCAGCGAGGCGCCCCGCGGCAGGCGGATGACCTGGCCGTTGCCACGCGGAACCGAGACGCCGCCAATGGTCGGCGCCTGCATGTTGTCGAACTCCTGGCGCCGCTGCTTCTTGGACTTGCGTCCCTTCGAACTCGGCCGGCCGCCGCCGGGTCGACCGCCGCCGGGTCGGCCACCGCCGCCGAAACCGCCGCGCGCGGGAGCCGGGCCGGGTCGCGGGCCGCCGAAACCGCCACCGCCCGGACGCGGGCCGCCGAAACCGCCACCGGTACGAGCCGGGGCGCCCGCGCGCCCACCGCCGGCGGGACGACCGGCGCCACCAGCGCCACCGCCCGGACGCGGGCCGCCGGGACGGCCACCGCCACCCTGGGCACGCGAAGGCGTGCTCGCCGAAGACGGCCGGTTGCCGCCGTTCTGGGGGCGCTGGGGCATCATGAGCGGGTTCGGCCGCGGCGGCATGTTCGCCGGGGACGGCGGCCGACCACCGGCCTGCGGCCGCGGCGGCACCATGTTCGGCTTCGGCATGCCGGTGCTGGCCGACGTGAACGGGTTGTTGCCCGGCCGCGGACCCGGGGGACGCGGCACCGGGCGCTGCCCGGTACCGGCCGGCTGCTTGGGCGCCGGCTTCGGCCCCTGCGCCGTCCCCTGCTTGGCCGCGGGCGCCTCGGGACGCTGGCCGCCCGGCTTGGGCATAGCGCCGGGACCGGGCTTCGGCCCCTCGGAACCGGGCTTGGGCGCGGCCGGCTTCGGCTGCATGGCCGCAGGCGTGGGAACAGCCCCCGGGCCGGGCTTGGGCACCGGGGGACGCGGCGCAGGGCTCGGCTTCAGAGCCGGCGCCGACTGGGTCTGGGGTTGTTCGGCCTTCGCGGCCGGAGCCTGCTGCTGGGCAGGCGTGACTGTCTGGGCTGCCGGAGGAGCAGGGACAGCCTTCTTCGTCGGGGTCGTGGGCGCCGCGGCCCTTGACTCGGGCTTGGGCTGGGCCTTCGGCCCGCCCTTCGCGGCACCGCTCTCGGCGGAAAACGCTTCCTTCAGCTTGCGGACTACCGGCGCCTCGATCGTCGAGGACGCCGAGCGCACGAACTCGCCGAGCTCTTGGAGCTTGGCCATGACGACCTTGCTCTCGACCCCGAACTCCTTCGCGAGCTCATAGACCCGGACCTTTGCCACTTCACTCCTTCTCGGTCCGGGGCTCGTCCACCGCCGGACCGTTTACCTGGGTGTACTCATCGCTGCGTGCTCATCGAGCGCTCATCGCAGTCTCGACCCGCTTCCGTTTCTTGGGGTACCGCAACGTATCCCTCTAACCTCGCCTGCTCGCGGCCTGTTCCCCGGCTGTTCGCTGCTCGACGTATCGCCGCACCTCACTGGTGTCGAGGTGCTTCCCCGGCAGGCGAAACGCCCGCGGGAACGCCCGTCGACGCTCGGCGAGGTCGAGACAACCCAGGTCAAGGTGCGTGTACGCGCCTCGACCTGGCAACCGACCACGGGGGTCGGGGACGCATCGGTCCTCGACCACCACGATCCGCAGCAGGTCGGACTTGGCCGCGCGGCCCCGGCACCCCACGCATGTGCGT from Carbonactinospora thermoautotrophica encodes:
- the infB gene encoding translation initiation factor IF-2; amino-acid sequence: MAKVRVYELAKEFGVESKVVMAKLQELGEFVRSASSTIEAPVVRKLKEAFSAESGAAKGGPKAQPKPESRAAAPTTPTKKAVPAPPAAQTVTPAQQQAPAAKAEQPQTQSAPALKPSPAPRPPVPKPGPGAVPTPAAMQPKPAAPKPGSEGPKPGPGAMPKPGGQRPEAPAAKQGTAQGPKPAPKQPAGTGQRPVPRPPGPRPGNNPFTSASTGMPKPNMVPPRPQAGGRPPSPANMPPRPNPLMMPQRPQNGGNRPSSASTPSRAQGGGGRPGGPRPGGGAGGAGRPAGGGRAGAPARTGGGFGGPRPGGGGFGGPRPGPAPARGGFGGGGRPGGGRPGGGRPSSKGRKSKKQRRQEFDNMQAPTIGGVSVPRGNGQVIRLPRGASLTDFAEKIGANPASLVQVAFHLGEMVTATQSVNDEILQLIGAELNYDVQVVSPEDEDRELLESFDIEFGEDLGSEEDLKPRPPVVTVMGHVDHGKTRLLDTIRKTDVASREAGGITQHIGAYQVRHNDRAITFIDTPGHEAFTAMRARGAKSTDIAVLVVAADDGVKPQTIEALNHAKAADVPIVVAVNKIDKPGADPTKVRGQLTEYGLVPEEYGGDTMFVDISAKQGTNIDELLEAILLTADATLDLKANPNQPAQGVAIEAHLDRGRGPVATVLVQRGTLHIGDAIVCGEAYGRVRAMLDENGQNLDEAPPSRPVQVQGLNSVPSAGDNFIVVPDERVARQIAERRQARARNAELARSRGRRTLEELFKDLEKGEVQELKLIIKGDVSGSVEALEDALLKIDVGEEVSLRVIHRGVGAITENDVTLAAASDAIIIAFNVRPEGKARELAEREGVDIRYYSVIYQAIEEVEAALKGLLKPEYEEVQLGTAEIREVFRSSKFGNIAGCVVRSGVIRRGAKARLIRDGAVVADNLEIASLRRFKDDVTEVREGFECGIGLGAYNDIKVDDVIETFEMREKPRA
- a CDS encoding YlxR family protein; translated protein: MPGRAGAGACPERTCVGCRGRAAKSDLLRIVVVEDRCVPDPRGRLPGRGAYTHLDLGCLDLAERRRAFPRAFRLPGKHLDTSEVRRYVEQRTAGEQAASRRG